A section of the Falco peregrinus isolate bFalPer1 chromosome 3, bFalPer1.pri, whole genome shotgun sequence genome encodes:
- the S100PBP gene encoding S100P-binding protein isoform X2 yields the protein MDDQSPQASGLCLCHESTPTVCDTVPRAKRLLDSAEQVQVMQSAKKACVLSHHCSIPDPSEKLLLSSPGSVGFQGSPHFLDDAGHDDLVASPASQYNDVVISLDTTRCFDDSEPDDSLLEPSDGEEGNSPFSYTEEEIQEILADDCMESERYLTRKSTLSQNVNGETEKGESSSCTGASVISEDAKVTSEIAEEPDAPLPRECSPVTSECHPRLVNENTTLDENHLQSLQVTRMLSDLDIQELLSLSPFDADCVDQSLEANYWEEVEKEFSEAIISDCLEYDKAATSRVLEELEGLVSNGRQSLGVDCQGETPFTSRDVSKSRNESNFCGDRVERCVPSSDLACGQSTADESSAPVLPRCPTPSSGSRNQELSKAAKICFSRKLDTPEDDQGESTEPEQPSNTIKFSDTAVGQIGQEETIGGKKPGEVIPVPQEEEESNYPRSNRKPTQRFSFTHG from the exons ATGGATGACCAGTCCCCTCAGGCCTCTGGGCTTTGCCTTTGTCACGAATCTACACCTACTGTTTGTGATACTGTTCCCAGGGCCAAAAGGCTGTTGGATTCTGCAGAGCAGGTTCAGGTCATGCAGTCAGCTAAGAAAGCTTGTGTGTTGAGTCACCACTGTAGCATTCCAGATCCCTCAGAGAaactgctgctctcctccccaGGTTCTGTGGGCTTTCAAGGGTCCCCTCATTTTCTGGATGATGCTGGCCATGATGACCTTGTTGCCAGTCCTGCATCACAATACAACGATGTAGTAATTTCTCTAGATACAACCAGATGTTTTGATGATAGTGAGCCAGATGACTCCTTGTTGGAACCGTCAGACGGTGAAGAAGGGAATTCTCCTTTCAGTTACACTGAGGAAGAGATCCAGGAAATCTTGGCAGATGATTGCATGGAGTCTGAGCGGTACCTAACTAGAAAGAGCACTCTGAGCCAAAATGTAAATGGAGAGACTGAAAAGGGCGAGAGCAGCAGCTGTACTGGGGCATCAGTTATCAGTGAAGATGCAAAGGTAACCTCAGAGATCGCAGAGGAACCAGATGCACCTCTGCCCAGAGAGTGTTCTCCAGTCACTTCTGAGTGTCATCCTAGACTTGTGAATGAAAACACTACTTTGGATGAGAACCATCTGCAGTCGCTCCAAGTAACTCGCATGCTGTCTGACCTTGACATTCAGGAGCTTCTGAGTCTTAGCCCATTTGATGCTGACTGTGTAGATCAGTCTCTGGAGGCCAATTATTGGGAGGAAGttgaaaaagaattttcagaAGCAATCATAAGCGATTGCCTGGAGTATGATAAAGCTGCTACTAGCCGTGTTCTCGAAGAGTTGGAGGGGCTGGTGTCTAATGGCCGGCAAAGCCTGGGTGTGGATTGCCAGGGAGAGACTCCCTTTACGAGCAGGGATGTGTCTAAGAGCAGGAATGAGTCTAATTTCTGTGGTGATCGTGTGGAAAGATGTGTGCCCTCTTCTGACCTTGCCTGTGGCCAGAGTACAGCTGATGAGAGTTCAGCACCTGTGTTGCCAAGGTGTCCCACACCATCTTCTGGGTCCAGAAACCAAGAACtttccaaagcagcaaagaTCTGTTTTTCAAGGAAATTGGACACTCCAGAGGATGATCAAGGGGAGTCTACAGAACCTGAACAGCCATCAAACACCATTAAA TTCAGTGATACAGCTGTAGGCCAGATTGGGCAGGAAGAGACAATCGGTGGGAAGAAACCTGGTGAAGTTATTCCTGTGccacaggaggaggaagaaag CAATTACCCAAGGTCCAACAGGAAACCTACCCAAAGGTTCAGCTTTACACATGGGTGA
- the S100PBP gene encoding S100P-binding protein isoform X1, producing MDDQSPQASGLCLCHESTPTVCDTVPRAKRLLDSAEQVQVMQSAKKACVLSHHCSIPDPSEKLLLSSPGSVGFQGSPHFLDDAGHDDLVASPASQYNDVVISLDTTRCFDDSEPDDSLLEPSDGEEGNSPFSYTEEEIQEILADDCMESERYLTRKSTLSQNVNGETEKGESSSCTGASVISEDAKVTSEIAEEPDAPLPRECSPVTSECHPRLVNENTTLDENHLQSLQVTRMLSDLDIQELLSLSPFDADCVDQSLEANYWEEVEKEFSEAIISDCLEYDKAATSRVLEELEGLVSNGRQSLGVDCQGETPFTSRDVSKSRNESNFCGDRVERCVPSSDLACGQSTADESSAPVLPRCPTPSSGSRNQELSKAAKICFSRKLDTPEDDQGESTEPEQPSNTIKFSDTAVGQIGQEETIGGKKPGEVIPVPQEEEERDPSSDESQPCITPTHSEPFWQEQVRTASAQQGGMCDEDYP from the exons ATGGATGACCAGTCCCCTCAGGCCTCTGGGCTTTGCCTTTGTCACGAATCTACACCTACTGTTTGTGATACTGTTCCCAGGGCCAAAAGGCTGTTGGATTCTGCAGAGCAGGTTCAGGTCATGCAGTCAGCTAAGAAAGCTTGTGTGTTGAGTCACCACTGTAGCATTCCAGATCCCTCAGAGAaactgctgctctcctccccaGGTTCTGTGGGCTTTCAAGGGTCCCCTCATTTTCTGGATGATGCTGGCCATGATGACCTTGTTGCCAGTCCTGCATCACAATACAACGATGTAGTAATTTCTCTAGATACAACCAGATGTTTTGATGATAGTGAGCCAGATGACTCCTTGTTGGAACCGTCAGACGGTGAAGAAGGGAATTCTCCTTTCAGTTACACTGAGGAAGAGATCCAGGAAATCTTGGCAGATGATTGCATGGAGTCTGAGCGGTACCTAACTAGAAAGAGCACTCTGAGCCAAAATGTAAATGGAGAGACTGAAAAGGGCGAGAGCAGCAGCTGTACTGGGGCATCAGTTATCAGTGAAGATGCAAAGGTAACCTCAGAGATCGCAGAGGAACCAGATGCACCTCTGCCCAGAGAGTGTTCTCCAGTCACTTCTGAGTGTCATCCTAGACTTGTGAATGAAAACACTACTTTGGATGAGAACCATCTGCAGTCGCTCCAAGTAACTCGCATGCTGTCTGACCTTGACATTCAGGAGCTTCTGAGTCTTAGCCCATTTGATGCTGACTGTGTAGATCAGTCTCTGGAGGCCAATTATTGGGAGGAAGttgaaaaagaattttcagaAGCAATCATAAGCGATTGCCTGGAGTATGATAAAGCTGCTACTAGCCGTGTTCTCGAAGAGTTGGAGGGGCTGGTGTCTAATGGCCGGCAAAGCCTGGGTGTGGATTGCCAGGGAGAGACTCCCTTTACGAGCAGGGATGTGTCTAAGAGCAGGAATGAGTCTAATTTCTGTGGTGATCGTGTGGAAAGATGTGTGCCCTCTTCTGACCTTGCCTGTGGCCAGAGTACAGCTGATGAGAGTTCAGCACCTGTGTTGCCAAGGTGTCCCACACCATCTTCTGGGTCCAGAAACCAAGAACtttccaaagcagcaaagaTCTGTTTTTCAAGGAAATTGGACACTCCAGAGGATGATCAAGGGGAGTCTACAGAACCTGAACAGCCATCAAACACCATTAAA TTCAGTGATACAGCTGTAGGCCAGATTGGGCAGGAAGAGACAATCGGTGGGAAGAAACCTGGTGAAGTTATTCCTGTGccacaggaggaggaagaaag
- the YARS1 gene encoding tyrosine--tRNA ligase, cytoplasmic — MQPGEDAAMEAAPGPQEKYHLITRNLQEVLGEDKLMAILKERELKIYWGTATTGKPHVAYFVPMSKIADFLKAGCEVTILFADLHAYLDNMKAPWELLELRTRYYENVIKAMLESIGVPLEKLKFVRGTDYQLSKEYTLDVYRLSSVVTQHDAKKAGAEVVKQVEHPLLSGLLYPGLQALDEEYLKVDAQFGGVDQRKIFTFAEKYLPSLGYAKRVHLMNPMVPGLTGSKMSSSEEDSKIDLLDRKEDVKKKLKKAFCEPGNVENNGVLSFIKHVLFPLKSEFVVLREEKWGGNKTYTAYEALEKDFAEQVVHPGDLKNSVEVALNKLLDPIREKFNSPELKQLTNAAYPNPSKAKPAEKGTKNSEPENVVPSRLDIRVGKVISVEKHPDADSLYVEKIDVGEPEPRTVVSGLVQFVPKEQLQDRLVVLLCNLKPQKMRGVESQGMVLCASSVGEPRQVEPLDPPAGCCAGERVYVEGYEGGEPDDELKPKKKVFEKLQADFRVSEDCVAQWKERNFLTKLGRVSCKSLKGGSIS; from the exons ATGCAACCGGGGGAAG ACGCCGCTATGGAGGCCGCGCCCGGCCCGCAGGAGAAGTATCACCTCATCACACGGAACCTGCAG gaggtgctgggggaggaTAAGCTTATGGCCATCCTGAAGGAGCGAGAGTTGAAGATCTACTGGGGGACCGCCACCACGGGCAAGCCGCATGTGGCCTACTTCGTGCCCATGTCCAAGATCGCAGACTTCCTGAAGGCCGGGTGTGAG GTGACGATACTCTTTGCTGATCTCCACGCTTACCTAGACAACATGAAGGccccctgggagctgctggagttGCGCACCCGCTATTATGAGAACGTGATCAAAGCCATGCTGGAGAGCATTGGGGTGCCCctggaaaagctgaagtttGTCCGAGGCACTGACTACCAGCTCAGCAA GGAGTACACGCTGGACGTGTACCGCCTCTCCTCTGTGGTGACACAGCACGATGCAAAGAAGGCGGGAGCGGAGGTGGTGAAGCAGGTGGAGCACCCCTTGCTGAGCGGTTTGCTCTACCCAGGCCTGCAG gccctggatgaggagTACCTCAAGGTCGATGCACAGTTTGGAGGAGTTGATCAGAGGAAGATATTCACCTTTGCAGAGAAG TACCTTCCTTCCTTGGGCTATGCCAAGCGCGTCCACTTAATGAACCCAATGGTTCCTGGTCTGACAGGCAGCAAAATGAGCTCATCAGAAGAG GACTCAAAGATTGATCTTCTGGATCGCAAGGAGGATGTGAAGAAGAAGTTGAAGAAGGCTTTCTGTGAACCAGGGAACGTGGAGAACAACGGTGTCCTCTCCTTCATCAAGCACGTCCTCTTTCCCCTCAAATCAG AGTTTGTCGTTCTACGAGAGGAAAAATGGGGAGGAAACAAAACCTACACAGCCTATGAGGCCCTGGAGAAAGACTTTGCTGAGCAG GTCGTCCATCCCGGAGACCTGAAGAACTCGGTGGAAGTGGCCCTGAACAAACTACTTGACCCCATCAGAGAGAAATTCAACAGCCCAGAACTGAAGCAGCTGACCAATGCAGCATATCCCAACCCATCCAAAGCCA AGCCTGCAGAGAAGGGCACCAAGAACTCTGAGCCAGAGAACGTGGTCCCATCCCGGCTGGACATCCGTGTCGGCAAAGTGATCAGTGTGGAAAAG CACCCAGATGCCGACAGCCTGTACGTGGAGAAGATCGACGTGGGCGAGCCTGAGCCCCGCACTGTGGTCAGCGGCCTGGTGCAGTTCGTCCccaaggagcagctgcaggacaggctggtggtgctgctttGCAACCTCAAGCCCCAGAAGATGAGGGGTGTGGAGTCGCAGGGCATGGTGCTGTGCGCCTCCAG CGTGGGGGAGCCGCGGCAGGTGGAGCCCCTGGACCCGCCGGCCGGGTGCTGCGCCGGGGAGCGCGTCTACGTGGAGGGCTATGAGGGCGGGGAGCCCGACGACGAGCTCAAGCCGAAGAAGAAGGTTTTTGAGAAGCTGCAG gccGACTTCCGTGTCTCCGAGGACTGTGTCGCCCAGTGGAAGGAGAGAAACTTCCTGACCAAGCTGGGGAGAGTCTCCTGTAAAAGCCTGAAGGGTGGGAGCATCAGCTAA